In Pseudophryne corroboree isolate aPseCor3 chromosome 2, aPseCor3.hap2, whole genome shotgun sequence, the sequence GGAATAGTTCGATAATATAAAAGACATCAATAGTGCAGGAAAATACTGCAGGTTGTACAGTAAGTGTGGAAGATTTGAACTGTGACGGAGCCGCACACTTACTATTATATAGCTTCCTGTATCCATCAGTATTCATGCAGAGAGGAGAGGTAGTGACTTTTGTGCCACACTGAATGTTTATTCATAAATGCCATATAGAGGATACGTATATATTTACTTGAATTGAACTGTGTGGCTAGAATTGAATACTTTACAGACGTCATAGCACTGTCATAACCTTGTGGTAGTTACCAAGAATAGAGACAGTGAACACATGTAGTGTTTAGCATTGAAATATTTCTCAACCAGGACATATGTTTAAAAGGCAGCCCTAGTATAAATCCTGCAGAATTAGAAGAGACTTACTCATTGTGGAATACAATAGGCTACAGCTTCTTTTGGGGAAAATATTACAATCCAAAGTTGGATCTACCACATTCCCAAGGAGATTTTAATATACTCTATTACCCTTTATGTACGGAAGTTAAACAGTTATTACTCCTAGGGGACAACCATAGATTAGAAAATACAGACTGTATGTGAAACGTATATAATCTATATTTATGCTACGGGACAGTATTAAGAGCCTAAGTACTTAACAGGAGAGCGGAGAGGAAAGTTTAACTCATTCAAACTGAGAGATAAATTCACTGTTTACTACAAATACAGCTTAGGGTCGCAAAGGATATTTATGGCAACTTCATAAATTGCATCATATCACCTAAAGGGAACTTTGCAGTGAAAGCAGCTAAGATTAATGCAGCCACAGGGCACTAGCTGCTACATCAGGTAGAAACTCGGCAAGGGAAGGACACAATTGTAGCAGAGTACAGGGCATCCACTTACAAATGTATCAAGTATTTGAAATATCACACCCGCAACAGTAGAGATTGATACAGTTATTAAATACCAGCTGTTAGACTACATAGGACTTCAGGAAGAAAAGACACAATTGTAACGGAGTGCAGGATACTTTGTGCAGACTGTTTCATCGATATTGCCTGCTGTTCTTTATGTGGAAAACTAGTACAATTAAGGAAGTGGATATCATATATAACTCACCCTATAACTGAGTCTTGGTGTGGATTTATTTAGTATACTACACTATATAAGGAACCTTCTGCTAAAAAATAGGAAAAGAGAAATCTAATTCAAGAGAAAGTGGATGGCTTTCTGCCCATTTAACTTTGGATGTCATACAAGGTATTTACTGGTGTACACTAATTTAAGGGCCTAGACATTGCACTTAATTttttgagtacccgggtcactcttttACTAATATTACGgtaatttttgtgtattgcatgcaaagCAAATTGTATAGGCGTTAGAAGGGGGAAATAGTGAGACAAGATTGGAATGTAATTTGCCTTACTATGTTGGTAAGAAATGTTTGCCTGCAAATACTCTTTTGTGACAAATAAATGTATGTACTTATACTTACCAAGTATGTTGATGTGAATTGGAATCCCATCCGGAGACCTGAAACGCAAGCACAAGAACAGGTATAATATTATATTGCAATGAATGTGCACATATATACATTTATGATACAGATAGACTTGTAGTTACTATTCATTATTAACgaaaggcttacccaggcaagcccaaataattagcttgggtggaggcacagatacTGAACAACCATCCCCTAGAGAAGTAATTTAGGATCTCATGTTAGAGTGTTAGgggaggggttacatttggaggcacttagCCGAGACGAATATATTCAGGATATAACAATGGAAAAGTTTACTGGGGaagatattagtgcttggtgtcaaCGGAAGAAAAAAGATCCCAGGAAATGTTTAAGTGTGGGAGGGAATTTTTCGGAATTCTCTGATGAGGAGATAGTGGAAAGGTTAGCCAGGTTATATGGAATAATTAGGCCAAGGGTTGTAGATAAATGGATGGGAGGATTGGGAAGAGTAGTAGCAGTGCTGATAGAAACAGAAAATGAATTGGAGACTGATGTATTACCATTGATAGTGGTAGCCAATGAAGAGATGGGTAGGAGGTGGAATGTGATGTGGCCTAACATACGGGGGGACGAAGAAACAGCAACTAGTGCACATATATCAGTGCCCCCTCTAGACAACCCTAATAGAGGTGAGAGGAATAGTGGTGGTGAAGGGGGTGACGCTCAGGATACTGGTGCAAATGCCACTGGTGGACAGTTTGAGGTCATAATGGATAGAGTGGTCACTCAGTTAGAAAGGTGGCATTATGAAGGGAGTTATAGGCGGTTACGGATTTTTTCCGGGATTCTACCTGTACCATCAGGAGAGGAGACATATGAGGCCTGGAAAGAAGCGGCGGTACAACAAGTGGAAGAATGGCAGTGCCCAGATAAGATCAAGAGACAGAGGGTAGTAGAAAGCTTGAGAGGGCCGGCTATGGGAATTATACAAGCTGCTAGACGTAGTAATCCTAATGCTACTTTAGAAACATTCTTTGAGGCATTAGATTATGCATATGGCACCCTTGAGGACGTGGGAGATCTCACCTCTAGGTTACACCACACGTTCCAGGAACCGACGGAAAAGCTAAGTGCATTCTTGATTAGGTTAGACAAGCTACTATATAAGATAGTGGATAAAGGAGGTATAGTAAGGGATGATGTGGACAGAAGCAGGATGAAACAGTTACTGCGGGGTGCCTTGACCACCGACCCAGTAGCTCAGAAATTAAGATGTTCAGGAATTAAAGAACCTTTTCCTACTTTTAACGAACTGTTAAAAGAAGTCAAACAAGAAGAGGTATTAATAGAAATGAGAGAGAAAACGGTAAAGAAGGTCAAGGTAATACAACCGGTAGTGGAAAGCAATGCATTTGAAGAAAAAATATTAAAGCTGATGGATGAACAAAATAAGAAAATTGACAAATTCATTGCAGCACAGGCTGTGAATACTTCTCTGCAAATATCCAACGAAAGCAGCCCCGTAAAAGGATTAGGTAGAGGGAGTAACAACTTTAATAGAGTATGTTTTAGATGTGGGAGAACAGGACATCGGGCCTTTGAATGTAATTTGAATAGAAATTGGAATCGGAACACTGACCGTGTTTCAGGTGGTAACCAGAATACGGAAGGTTCGGGGTCGGGAAACGGACGGGGGCGGTCTGAGGGCCCCTCACAGGCCCCCTAGAGGTTAGTCACTGTGCTATGGGGAATTCCTGGAGGAGTGGAAGTCTACCAGAAGGATTGCTGGGACCTGCTCCCCTTTTGAATGCTAATATAAATGGACGCCACTGCAAGATCTTGGTGGATAGTGGATCCCAAGTTTCTATCATATTTGAAAATTGGTACCATGAGAACATTCCTGATGTACCCATCCAGCCTTTAAGCGGATTAGTGATATGGGGTCTAAGTGTTGAAAAGTACCCTTATCTAGGGTATGTACAAGTTACTCTTGAAATCAACAACAGGGTAAGAGAAGAGGAAGGGATGCAGACATCACTTATTGCGTTGATATGTCCAGAAGTTCCTGAAGGGAGGGATGAACCACCTGTGATTATAGGGACTAACACCCGGATATACCCGTTACTTGCTGAATGGTACGAAGGAAACGAGGAACTGTCTTCTGCACGGAATTGTTGCATTCAATCAGCTGAGAGTATAATTGTTTTAGAAAATAAATTTGATATCTGTTTCCAAGGGAGTGACATTTCTTTGGAGGAAAAATCTGCTTTAATTCAGGAGCTGGAATCTAAGAAACAGGTATTCTCCATGGGAGAATGGGATCTGGGGACAGCTAATGGGGTGGAGCATAGTATTAGATTAATGGATGAGACTCCTTTCCGGGAACGATCCCGCAGGATAGCTCCTGCAGACTTTGAAGACGTAAGACAACACCTTAAAGGACTACTTGAGAATCAAGTTATAATCGAGTCTAGAAGTCCTTACGCTTCCCCCATAGTGATTGCGCGGAAAAAGAGTGGAAAAATACGAATGTGTGTAGACTACCGCACACTGAACCAAAGAACTGTTACAGACCAGTATACAGTACCAAGGATagacaaagctttagactgtctccAAGGGAGCTCTTGGTTTTCCGTGTTAGATTTAAGGAATGGGTATTACCAAATCCCCATGAAGCCGGAAGACCGTGAGAAAACTGCATTTATATGCCCGCTAGGTTTCTTTGAATTTCTAAACATGCCCCAAGGAGTAAAAGGAGCCCCAGCTACTTTTCAAAGAACAATGGAAAGGACTGTGGGGGATATGAACTATAGGGAAGTCATTGTATATCTAGACAATATAATCGTTTTTGGAGCCACCCTGGAGGAACACAATAAACGACTTCTTAAAGTTCTGGATAGATTGATGGAAGGGGGCTTGAAATTATCCCTGGACAAATGTCATCTTTGCCAATCCACGGTCAAATACTTAGGGCACATCGTAAGCAGAAGCGGGGTTTCCACCGACCCAGAAAAAGTGGAGGCCGTTAAGAATTGGCCTAGACCAGCAAAGTTAAAAGAACTAAGATCTTTCCTAGGCTTTTGCGGGTACTACCGCAGGTTTGTCCCGAATTATTCCAGTATAGCTAGGCCATTAACTGATTTGACAAGAGGATATCCAACGTCAAATAAGAAGAAGGGACGAGAACGGTCGGGTGAAGGAGGCCCCTTGCATAAAGTAAATGATCCGTTTGGAGAAAGATGGACTACCGACTGTGAAATGGCCTTTAATTTGTTAAAACAAAAACTGACTAATGCTCCTGTATTAGCCTATGTAGATCCTGGGTTGTCCTATGTCCTTCATATTGATGCCTCTTTAGAAGGATTGGGGGGTGTTCTGTATCAAAAACATTCCGATGGATTGAAACCTGTTTCATTCATAAGTCGAGGTCTAACTAGTAGCGAAAAACGGTACCCCGCTCACAAATTAGAGTTCTTGGCTTTGAAATGGAGTGTAATAGATAAATTCCATGATTATCTATATGGAGTGACATTTGAAGTACAAACAGATAATAATCCTCTGACCTATGTCCAAACAACGGCAAATCTGGACGCCACGGGTCACCGGTGGTTGGCTGCCCTGGCGCTATATGATTTCACACTGAAATACAGACCAGGTGTGAGCAACATTGACGCCGACTccctttctagaattccaaaccagCAGATGGAAAATACCGAAGAAGAGTGGATAGAGATACCAGCGGGAGAAATCAAAGGAATGTGTCATAAAATGAGTTTGAAAGTATCAGCTGGAAGTGAACAAGTTAGTGCTTTGGGAATGAAGTCAACAGCACTGCCTCCATCATATTGCTGGATTAGTCATGTAGAGCTTGAAGATTTGCCTAAACTGAAACGCTATCAAATTCGGCAAGAGCAACAACAGGACCCCAGCATACGACACTTAATTCCTGGCAGTAGAAAATCAGAAATTGCCCATGAATCTCTATTAGAAGTCAGACTGTTGAGGAAACAAAAGCGTAATTTGCTTATAAAAGCAGGGATATTATACCGCAGCACTAGACAAGTGGATGGGCGAAAGAAGTTTCAGCTAGTGTTACCTAAGAAACACCGTGCTCTAATAATGCACGCATTACATGATAAGCATGGTCATTTAGGGTTCGAGAAAACGTTAAACCTTATAGCTGATAGATTTTACTGGCCGTGTATGGGGAAGGAGATAAAAGAATACTGCCAAAACTGCGGAAACTGTGTATTGCGGAAAACACTACCATCCAGAGTAGCTCCTTTAGTGACATTTAAAAGCAAAGGGCCCATGGACTTGATCTGTATGGACTTTCTCTCCCTTGAAGTAGAAGAAGGAAAGAAGTGTAATATATTAATTGTAACAGACCACTTCACTCGCTATGCTCAGGCATATGTGACGTCAAATCAAAAGGCCACCACTGTAGCAAATACTTTGTGGGATAAGTTTTTTATCCATTATGGTTTGCCGAACAGGTTGCATACAGATCAAGGGAGAGATTTTGAAAGTCGACTAATAAAAGAAATGTGTTTGAGCTGTGGGATTACTAAATCTAGGACTACTCCATATCACCCTCAAGGTGATCCGCAACCTGAGAGATTCAACAGAACCTTGTTAGACATGTTAGGGACCCTGAATCCCTTAAACAAACAGTATTGGAAGAGGCATATCGACCGTCTAATACACGCGTACAATTGCACCCGAAATGAGGCCACTGGGTTCTCACCTTATTATTTAATGTTTGGGAGGGAGGCTAAGCTCCCAATAGATGTATGTATGGGAACTAATGCAGGCAATGACCCTTGTGTTTCTCATTTAAAGTATGTAGAAAGACTGAGAAGAGAATTGGGGGGATGCCTATGCTTTAGCTGAGCGAACTGCCAGTAGGTTGGGGGAAAGGAACAAGGTTCGCTATGATAGAAATGTGCGGGATCAGGTTCTGTTTCCTGGGGACCGAGTGTTATTAAGATGGCTAGGGATGCCAAAGAAATTTAAAATCTCCAATCGATGGAAGGAGGACCCTTATGTAGTGGTAGAGAAGTTTAAAGACCTACCGGTGTATAGAATACAGCTTGAAAATGGACAGGGTGTAGTTTTGACCCATCATAGGCAAAATCTACTTCCTATAGGTAGAGAAGTACGCCTAGAAGACCTTGAAAGTAAAGAGGAGGTAATACCATTCGGGAAGGAGACATCAAATAAGCTAACTGACTCACTAAGATCTAACAGTGATGGTGGTGATGAGGGAGAAGATGAAGGTCAGGGCTGTTATTATAA encodes:
- the LOC134993876 gene encoding paraneoplastic antigen Ma1 homolog, translating into MEKFTGEDISAWCQRKKKDPRKCLSVGGNFSEFSDEEIVERLARLYGIIRPRVVDKWMGGLGRVVAVLIETENELETDVLPLIVVANEEMGRRWNVMWPNIRGDEETATSAHISVPPLDNPNRGERNSGGEGGDAQDTGANATGGQFEVIMDRVVTQLERWHYEGSYRRLRIFSGILPVPSGEETYEAWKEAAVQQVEEWQCPDKIKRQRVVESLRGPAMGIIQAARRSNPNATLETFFEALDYAYGTLEDVGDLTSRLHHTFQEPTEKLSAFLIRLDKLLYKIVDKGGIVRDDVDRSRMKQLLRGALTTDPVAQKLRCSGIKEPFPTFNELLKEVKQEEVLIEMREKTVKKVKVIQPVVESNAFEEKILKLMDEQNKKIDKFIAAQAVNTSLQISNESSPVKGLGRGSNNFNRVCFRCGRTGHRAFECNLNRNWNRNTDRVSGGNQNTEGSGSGNGRGRSEGPSQAP